Proteins encoded by one window of Lycium barbarum isolate Lr01 chromosome 11, ASM1917538v2, whole genome shotgun sequence:
- the LOC132617369 gene encoding hyoscyamine 6-dioxygenase-like, protein MADLISSWSNKLEAVPSSHCIPLHERPVDPVPIVKDIPIIDLGKAKGEERAVVVQQLLKACQEYGFFQVINHGVPEDLMDEAMKVYKEFFSLPVGEKANYAKEAANNTARGAATLYSSSAKHYDSEEHRYWRDVLEHSCNLDGEDKITWPDNPPRYREVIGTYSDEARKLSKIILALVSEGLGLDAGYFDKELGQRMLVNHYPACPNPSLTLGVGGHCDPNLITIIQQQVYGLQILKDEKWIGVEPQPHAFVVNSGLPLTVISNGKLASVAHRVVTNTTQARTSIGTFICPEDVVEPAKSLVGPANPPLFKSFKWGVEFMPHYLSKKSVYHAALEPFKIDA, encoded by the exons ATGGCGGACCTCATCtcaagctggtcaaacaaattaGAAGCAGTTCCTTCAAGTCATTGCATACCATTACATGAAAGACCAGTTGATCCAGTTCCAATTGTTAAGGATATTCCAATAATTGATTTGGGAAAAGCTAAGGGTGAAGAACGAGCTGTTGTTGTCCAACAGCTTCTCAAAGCTTGTCAAGAATATGGCTTTTTTCAG GTAATCAATCATGGAGTACCAGAAGATCTAATGGATGAGGCAATGAAAGTGTACAAAGAATTCTTCAGTTTGCCAGTGGGAGAGAAAGCGAATTATGCAAAGGAAGCAGCAAATAATACAGCAAGAGGTGCAGCGACACTGTATAGTAGCAGTGCAAAGCATTATGATTCAGAGGAACATCGATACTGGAGGGATGTCTTGGAACACAGCTGCAATCTTGATGGTGAAGACAAAATAACTTGGCCTGATAACCCTCCAAGATATAg GGAGGTTATTGGTACATATTCTGATGAAGCGAGAAAGCTAAGCAAGATCATCTTGGCTTTGGTAAGTGAAGGGCTAGGGTTGGACGCAGGGTACTTTGACAAAGAACTTGGACAGAGAATGCTTGTCAATCACTATCCAGCATGCCCAAATCCAAGTTTAACTTTGGGAGTTGGTGGACATTGTGATCCTAATCTCATAACCATTATCCAACAACAAGTATATGGCCTTCAAATATTGAAGGATGAGAAATGGATTGGTGTGGAGCCTCAACCTCATGCATTTGTTGTCAATTCTGGTTTACCACTAACG GTAATTAGCAATGGGAAGCTGGCAAGTGTTGCACATAGAGTGGTGACGAACACAACTCAAGCTCGTACATCCATTGGTACTTTTATTTGTCCTGAAGATGTTGTTGAACCTGCAAAATCACTTGTTGGTCCGGCCAATCCTCCACTGTTCAAATCCTTCAAATGGGGCGTTGAGTTTATGCCACATTACCTCAGCAAGAAATCGGTCTACCACGCAGCATTGGAGCCTTTCAAAATCGATGCTTAA